Part of the Geobacter pickeringii genome, GCATACTCGATGCGGTCGGGCCAGAGCCAGCATTTCCTGTCGACAAAATTGACCGTAACGAAGAACGTGGCTCTCAGGCCGCGTTTCACGAGTTCCGGGTACGCACAGGTATAGAAGTCCCGATAGCCGTCATCGATTGTCAGGATCACAGTGTTGGTGGGCCACTCCCCATGGCGGGCAAAATGGTCGAGACACTCTCCAAGCGTAATTACGGTGAAACGATCCGCAATCCGATCCAGCTGCCATCCGAATTCATCGGCGCTCAGACAGCGGTACCGCCTCACGCCTGACGGCGCAAAGCGGTGATACATGAACACCTTGGGAAACCCACCCGCCACCAGGTTGAGGATGTTCAGGGCAATACTGGAGTGCGCCACCAGCCCCTTGATTCCCACCTTGAGTTGGCGGCTGAAGCTGGCCCGACTCCCATTATTGAAAGCGTTCACCGGCATTCGATCGAATTCTCCTCAGAGATACTCAACATCCCCGTCTCCATGAACAAAGTGGATGCCCGGCCAGGTGGGGGTGCCTGCCCCGGAGGTGCCCGGACGGTAACTGAAATGGGGCGTTTCCGCGCGCTTCAGGAACATGGCGCGGGACGCCGCGCTCCGCAACTTCTCCGACGTTCCCCAGAGGATGAGCTTCACCGCTCCCGCCGTGCGGGCAAAACACTTGGCGAACCTCAATGTCCGCGCCGGCTCATCCTGGCGGCTCCCGTCCCAGGAGATGTCGACTATCCGCGCCGTCATTCCCTCGATCCGGAGCACCAGAAAAGAGATCATGCGCCCGTCCAGCAAACGGCAAAACAGCTGGTAGCGGCGATGGGGAATCTGGTGATACCGCCACGCAAGATACGAAACATCGCGAACCGGACCGGGGAGCGTACCGAAACATGCGGGAGCGTTGAACGGCGCTTCAAAATGCTCGACCGGCGCAAAATCGGCAAAATCAGCGAAGACCGCCGGCTGCCGCGGTTCAGACTGACGCCATGAACAGCCCGCCTTGGCCGCCACCCACCTCAGGGGCGACAGCAGGCAGGTCATATAGGTGTTCGGTACGATCTCCCGGTATCCCATCCCCAGCAGCTGGCGATACATCGCGGGGGCCGTCCCCTTCGAGAAATGGAGCGCCCCGTCTTCGGCCGCCATGTCGTAGAGTCGCCGGATGACCCCTTTGCCGCGCCAGTGGGGCGCCGTCATGGAATTGGTCGCGAAATACGCCGGTTCGTCACCGCGGTCAGTTCTCAGGACAAACGGCATCCGCACCGTCATGGCAACGAGTTCGCCGTCGGACTCGGCAGTGAGCATGCGAATCTCCCGGCTGCGGGGGTTCTGCAAGAATTCCCACTCCCACCGGTTGCGGATGGCGGCGGAATCGCCATAGACCAGTTCGAAGAGCCGAAATATCGGGGTCGGTTCCTCCTTCAACGGATCGAATGTCCGGTATCTGACCGTTTCTGTTGTCACTGGTTCACCACCAACGATTCATAGTAATCGCTCTGTCGCGCCACCATGACATGCATGGCGAAATTGCGGCGAATCTTCTCGGCGTTGACCGCGCCCATGGCCTTACGCCGCTCGCCGTCGGCCAGGAGCAGGCTGATCTTTGCCGCCAGTTCGTCCGGGCAGGCCGGCGGGACAAGGAAGCCGTTGACCCCCTCCTCCACCAGCTCGGGGTTCCCACCGACATTGGTGGTGACGACCGGCACCCCGCACGCCATGTATTCGATGATGGCGTTGCAGAACCCTTCTGTCTCCGAGGTGATGACCCCCACGTCAAAGGAGCGGATGAACCCGAAGGGATTGTCCACCCTGCCGCTGAAGAAGATGCTTCCGTTGAGTCCGCGAGCGCGAGCGAGCGCTGTCAGCTCCTCCCGCTGTGGCCCGTCGCCAACGATGAGAAACCGCGTATCGGGCTGGTTGCGATAAATGATGGCCGCCGCCTCGACAAAGTCCTCTACCCGCTTCACCGACCGGTTCATGTTGGCAACGATGCCGACCACCCTCCCCCCGGAGGCAAAGGGGTTCTGCACCGGTATCTGCGCCACTCCGTCCACCTTGAAGCCGTTGTAGATCACCTCGATCTTGCCGGGGTCGATGCCGTCTTCGTGGACGAAATGCTCCTTCACCGCCGCGGAGTTGGCGATAAATCCGTCGAAGAACGGATAGGCCAGGCGCATCTTCCGGCTCTCCGACGGAGAGCGCCAGAAGCCGAGGTCGCGGAAGGAGCCGACGAGCTTCACCTTGTGGAACGGCTTGATCATCGCGGCAAGGAGGAACGGGTCCTGGAAGAAGGTCTGGATGACCTGAACCTGGTGCCGAATGATGAATGCAGAGAGCTTCTTGGCCACGGCAAACGAACGCGGGCTGGCGAAGCTGGTGAAGTCGAGGCAGAGCTTCGGGATGTCGAGCTCGTCGTAGAGCGCGGCGGAGCTCTTCAGGGTGCAAAGGACCGGCTGGACGCGGTTCCGGTCGAGATGCCGAATCAGCTCGAACAGCTGCTTTTCGGTCCCTCCGTAATGGAGGTTGTCGATCATGTACAGAACGTTTACCGCCATAATTCACCCCTCGCCCGTTGTGACACGCGGAAGAGATTCGGGCAGCACCTCGTGATAGATCGAGAGATATTTTTCCGCCATCCTCCTGCTCGAATACTCCACCCGGACAAGATCCATGGCCACCGCTGCCTTCTCTTTCGCCCGGTGCTGATTGGTCACCGTATCGATCAGTGCAGCGGCGAGAGCCGCGGCATTCCCCGGCGGGACGAGGGTTCCGGCGCGCCCGCGGTCCAGCACCCGGGGGATTCCCCCCACGGCGCTCGCCACCACCGGGACGCCGGCCTGCATCGCCTCCAGCAGAACCATCGGAAGGCCTTCGGTCAAGGAAGGCATGGCAAGGATGCTG contains:
- a CDS encoding GNAT family N-acetyltransferase, which gives rise to MTTETVRYRTFDPLKEEPTPIFRLFELVYGDSAAIRNRWEWEFLQNPRSREIRMLTAESDGELVAMTVRMPFVLRTDRGDEPAYFATNSMTAPHWRGKGVIRRLYDMAAEDGALHFSKGTAPAMYRQLLGMGYREIVPNTYMTCLLSPLRWVAAKAGCSWRQSEPRQPAVFADFADFAPVEHFEAPFNAPACFGTLPGPVRDVSYLAWRYHQIPHRRYQLFCRLLDGRMISFLVLRIEGMTARIVDISWDGSRQDEPARTLRFAKCFARTAGAVKLILWGTSEKLRSAASRAMFLKRAETPHFSYRPGTSGAGTPTWPGIHFVHGDGDVEYL
- a CDS encoding glycosyltransferase — its product is MAVNVLYMIDNLHYGGTEKQLFELIRHLDRNRVQPVLCTLKSSAALYDELDIPKLCLDFTSFASPRSFAVAKKLSAFIIRHQVQVIQTFFQDPFLLAAMIKPFHKVKLVGSFRDLGFWRSPSESRKMRLAYPFFDGFIANSAAVKEHFVHEDGIDPGKIEVIYNGFKVDGVAQIPVQNPFASGGRVVGIVANMNRSVKRVEDFVEAAAIIYRNQPDTRFLIVGDGPQREELTALARARGLNGSIFFSGRVDNPFGFIRSFDVGVITSETEGFCNAIIEYMACGVPVVTTNVGGNPELVEEGVNGFLVPPACPDELAAKISLLLADGERRKAMGAVNAEKIRRNFAMHVMVARQSDYYESLVVNQ